The Fimbriimonadaceae bacterium nucleotide sequence TAGAGCATCACGACGAGTTGGAGGGGGGAGGCGCTGGTCACCGCAGCCTTGCGGTATTGGTCGATCGACTTGCCGTACGTCACTCGGTCGGTCCTTGGGGGCTGGTGGCCCAAGGAGATTGTCGGCCCGAGCCGGGCCTAACTTGATGGCTGTTCGGGGCGGCGCGGATAGGTGGCCAACCCGACGAGAATGATCCAGGCCAGCCAGCCGAGGGGGACCATCACGACCCAGCGTTCCGGGTACTCCGGCATCGGGAGGTCTTGGGCATAGCGCCCCAGGTTCGATTGTTGGAGGCGCAGAAAGACAAACACCCCGGCGGCCATCGCTCCGCCCATGAAGGCGGCCAAGCCGGCGGCCTCAAGCTTGCGGATGACGACGACGCCAAAGACGGTGGCCGGGACACCGCCAAAGACGGCCATCTGACCCAACCCCGAGACGGCGTACTCCTTGAAGACGAACCAGGGCCAGACGACCATGGCGTAGGTGATGAGGCTCCCGACCAGGACGACCATGCAACCGCCCAGCAACTGCGTCTCAAGGTCGCGTTTGCGTCGGGGATACCCCCCTTCGATCTTTTCGTCGGTCTGAAGCGGTTCAAATGGCATGGCCGCCCCGATAGGATACGCGACGACACGGGCGTTGTCGCCGAAGATGTGTGCGGACCGGCCCCCTCGAAGAGCAGGGGGCCGGTCGTCGGGGTCAGAAGCCCTTGGCGGCGATGAAGTCGCAGATGTCGGCGATGCGGCAGCTGTAACCCCATTCGTTGTCGTACCAGGCGACGATCTTGCACATGTCGTCGAGGACGATCGTGTCCACCGCCGAGAAGACCGAACTGTGGGGGTTGCCCTTCAGGTCGCTGCTGACCAACGGCTCGTCGCTGTAAAGGAGGATCCCCTTCATCGGGCCGTCGGCGAACTCCTTCATCGCCGCGTTGATCTCGTCCGCGCTCGCCGCGCGTCCCAGGTGGGCGGTGAAGTCGACGACCGAGACGGTCGGCACAGGCACCCGGAACGCCATGCCGGTGAACTTGCCCTTGAGCTCGGGGATGACGAGGCCGACGGCCTTGGCGGCGCCGGTGCTGCTTGGCACGACGTTCTCGGCGGCGGCGCGGGCGTCGCGCAAGTCCTTGGCGGCGGTGTCCACCGTGCGCTGGCTGTTCGTGTAGGCGTGGACAGTGGTCAGCAGCCCCTTCTCAATCCCGAACTTTTCGTGCAGCACCTTAGCGACCGGAGCGAGGCCGTTCGTGGTGCAACTCGCGTTGCTGATGACGCTGTGTTTGGCCGCGTCGTACATGCCGTCGTTCACGCCCAGGACGATGGTGACGTCCTCGTTCTTGGCCGGTGCGCTGATGACGACCTTCTTCGCGCCGCCCGAGGTGATGTGGGCCCGGGCCGCGTTGGCGTCGGTGAAGCGGCCGGTGGACTCGATGACGATGTCACACCCCAGGTCGCCCCACGGGATTTTCGCGGGGTCGGTCTCGGCAAAGACTTTGAACTTGTCGCCGTCCACCGTGATCGACCCTTCTGCGGACTCCACGCCCCCCGCCCAGGGCCCGTAGGTCGTGTCGTACTTGAAGAGGTGGGCGTTTGTCTTTGTGTCGGTCAAGTCG carries:
- the gap gene encoding type I glyceraldehyde-3-phosphate dehydrogenase: MARIGINGFGRIGRLSLRTLLTHYKGKHDVVAINDLTDTKTNAHLFKYDTTYGPWAGGVESAEGSITVDGDKFKVFAETDPAKIPWGDLGCDIVIESTGRFTDANAARAHITSGGAKKVVISAPAKNEDVTIVLGVNDGMYDAAKHSVISNASCTTNGLAPVAKVLHEKFGIEKGLLTTVHAYTNSQRTVDTAAKDLRDARAAAENVVPSSTGAAKAVGLVIPELKGKFTGMAFRVPVPTVSVVDFTAHLGRAASADEINAAMKEFADGPMKGILLYSDEPLVSSDLKGNPHSSVFSAVDTIVLDDMCKIVAWYDNEWGYSCRIADICDFIAAKGF